A region of the Drosophila subpulchrella strain 33 F10 #4 breed RU33 chromosome 3L, RU_Dsub_v1.1 Primary Assembly, whole genome shotgun sequence genome:
GACTGTACGAGGTCACCATGGATCCGCTCAACCAGTACAGCGATGTGGAGGACGAAATGGAAGTTCACTTGGAGGAGGAGAGTGCCGTGGAGCAGACTGTAAGTGGGTTGTTGATTACTGAATAAAATCATAGTTTGAAATCACTTCACTTTTAGCCGGGTTCGGAGCATGATCTGGAATCCTCCAAGGACCGACCTCTGCTGAAGCTATTTTCCGAGGAGAACCTGTCCGTTGAGCCAGAGCCAGAGCCGGAGGAAGAGGTCGAAACGGCGGAGACGGAAGACCACAACATGCTGCCCATTGAGCTGGACCCATCGGATGTTCAGCACGCCTCCCCGGGCTCCAGGCATGTGGCAAGCGAGCCCAAGGCCACGGACAGCGGCTTCCTGTTCGACGCCAGCGCCCTGTCCGAAGCCGAATCCTATGCCAAAGCCTGGGCCCACGCCTTCCTGCGCCTGAGCGAGGAACAAAAGTTCTACGCCAAGCGCTCCATTGATGAGCTACTTGTTTTGGGTCGGCTGGAGCGATTGAACATTTCGACCGTCACATCCTTGACCACCAACCTGTAGCATCCAGCCGCGCCAATACCACTTAAATTAGCCTAAGATTATAGCTTATAACGCAGATTAAATAATTTGCTCAACTGATGTCCATTGTTTTTAAGTTATGGCTGAAAAGGTATGCTCtcaattgattttaatatattttataccaGAAAAAAGCAATA
Encoded here:
- the LOC119554682 gene encoding uncharacterized protein LOC119554682 is translated as MTIRIPRRNMFIINAPEEEEKCTEAQLDILLKINTGEYRLVKKNKRSSVWNVYREIARSDGTKLKWRYFCIGCKRVMQSTGGTTSNLRIHKCHVRYLKQNAHLTDGSLSYNHAPAPTAVPQAPRSQKSTTKRPSSYATQCERLYEVTMDPLNQYSDVEDEMEVHLEEESAVEQTPGSEHDLESSKDRPLLKLFSEENLSVEPEPEPEEEVETAETEDHNMLPIELDPSDVQHASPGSRHVASEPKATDSGFLFDASALSEAESYAKAWAHAFLRLSEEQKFYAKRSIDELLVLGRLERLNISTVTSLTTNL